TAAAGAAGGTAGGAAAAGTGTAATAGAGATTCCACACAGATCAAattagattattattttacagGATGTGAAGTTCATGACGATGGGTTTCTTCtccttaatttttttgagaCTTATGATTCTTTCTTCTCTTTATAATTCGTTTTCCTTATTTGAAGTTGTTTAAAACTCAAtagagaaaaagaaaaaaaaaagaaaaatcaataGTTGTAAAGATCCGTATCTTGCTTCCTGTAACTTTGCTAGCCAGGTATTCGAATAGAATAGGATAATGAAATGTAAAGGggtaaataaaacaaatataaaattaaaggaaaatgcacttggaaaaaaataaacaaaatactaaaaaaaaaaactgatAGGATGGTATGCgtatattgaaatttacCTTATTAATAAGCTGAATACCTTCTCTaactttcttttcttttttttcttcaataaagCTCTATCATCTTTCTATTTCTTTGATGTACTGTCATCATTagaaatttcttcaattttgaCATCATTAGAAACTTCTTCAATCTTGACATCATCAGTAACATCTTCTATTTTTGAATCtccatcttcatcttcttcgattatttgttttttaccAACACTAGAACTTGAATTTTCAGTTTCGTGTATGTCACGATTACCACCACTTAAAGAAGCTAACATTTCATTCAAAGCAGCACCATGAATAAAAGATTGGTCGTTTGGACCTTGACTAATTTGAATACCGCCAGCACCTAAAAGAGCTTCAAGAGAGAACAAATCAACTGGGCCACCACCATTTCTAGCAGTAACACCACCAGTTGATCTAGACTTATTGCCACGTTTGTTACCATTTTCAGATCCTGCAGCATCATCATCGGTTTCATCAATATCCATGTCATCATtatgattaatttttttagtagtTATAGCgaaaatatcatcatttggAAATGCAAAAGATggataaattttctttcttctttcttcaaaagaaatatcTTGGTTAGTTTTATTGGttttatttgttgaatTCTTATTCTTATTCCTTATTCTTGAGGACCATTCTTCAATGGATTCCCCATCTTTTAAAAGAGCTACAATTACTATACTCATATTATCACAACCAATACCGGTACCTGCAGTAGTAGGAGAACAACAAACATCAATAATCTTGGAGGAAATTTCATTCAAGTTCATAGTTGTATTGTTGATAGCGTAATGAATGATATCAACACAATCTTGTGAAGATAAACAATCCCAAATACCATCACAAGCTAGAATaacaaattcatcatttttataatcTAATTCGTGCTTGATGATATCTGGTACACATGTAACTATCTGTTCATATGGTGATAagtcattatttaatttaaattcaaaatcacCAATAGCTCTTGAAAGAGCTAAATTACCATTGACACGGTCCATTTCTACAAACCCCTTAGCAGCAACAATACGAGATTTTTCACTTGCCAGAGTTGGCTTATGATCAAATGATAAAGCCTTGGCAATACCGTTGGAACTTAATACTGTTCTTGAATCACCTGAATTAGCACagataattgaattttgtaatttagaGATTAAAAGAGTGGTTGCAGTACAACCACTGTGatcattctttaaaattggatcttttaataattcttcatctaatGCCAAAAAAGTATCGATCATAGCTTGTTCGTAATTCccttttttgaaattttcttgCTCTCTCAATACACGAACGTTATTGTCACCACAATATTGAGCTACACCTGAACCACCATGACCATCAAACACACTATAATAAGCCAGATGATCTTTCTCAGAATCGTCCTTGGTAGCTTCTTTGTCATCTCCAGTATTGGAAATATTCAATTCCACAATATGGGAATCTTCCATGGACATACGCCAACCTTGCATGGCACATAACCCAAATGCTGTTAGAATATCATTCCCAGAATGATGTTCTTTATCGATGATAGGATTAGATAGAATTTGACCCATTTTAAActaatataattgaaaaatattgtagGAAAACTATTGAGATTCTTTATGTTTTTTATAGTTAATTGgtaaaaagtatatattaCTTTATATCCTATGGTTATAGTTTACTCAATTCACCTAATTTATATGCTTGTGTATGTAAGTCCAATTGCAGTTAAGAGGATCCCTATTTGAATGACGTCAATGTGTTGTATATTacttataaaaaataattggaaTCTACAAATATTCTAGTCCTTGATGATGTGATTTGACCACTAGATTGTATAAACTTTGTATTTACTTTGGTTTGTTATTTGCTAGTTGGTCTTCCATTTCTTGGCTTTCGTTTTCTCGTTTTTCGTTTTTCTTCCCTTGCtactaaaataaaatagaataacATACACCAATTGAAAACTAAGCGGAGAATTTCGCTGAGAAAATATCAACGCTGATAGAGCGAAGACGGCGACGCAATGTAATAGTTTATGACATCTCGATATACTGTCACATGAATATTGGTAACGAGTTAGTGGTTAGCAGAATTGTGAACGCATTTATGGCCAATATATTATCTAAGTAGCTTGAGAATATGGTTCGTTTTGACAGATGATTCCTAATCcaatatctatatatattttgcaTGCAGACGTCTGTTACGAaagtttgaaaaaatatatctaaattttGGAGCACTTTTATAATATgctatttataaaattaaatatttaatagtaAGGCACTTTATTTAAGTGAGTATGTATTTATTGTATAGGCAAcggtaaatatttaaaaaaaaaaattttaatcttGATTTGTGACGATAACGTAATGTCAGTCTGTAATTCATACCCATCTTTGAACAACGACAGAGTTAGCTAGATTGGCCACTTTTAAGGTGGTTGAATCCTTTGCAATAGGTTTCACAGGGAATGATGTGTTTAATGTGAAAGTTCTATTGTCATCTGTGTTGTCTTCCACATAATCATATAATGACTCAACAGTATCACTACTATTACAACGATATAATTCCTTCTTACCATTTGAATATCTAATCTGAATGGCAATATCATATTTCTTTTCgtcttctttctttttttcatcagGCTTTGAAGCTTCATTGGCCAAATTACTACTTTGagtatttattaatttaacttTACTATCACCTGGGACAGGAGAACCCAATCTTTGACCTTCACCGGAAAACCCTCCCAGTTGTCTCTTTGGTGGTTTATATTCTTCGTCTAACTTCTTAAACACATTTACATTTACTTCTTGACCAAATTCTACATCTAATAGTTTTAATGGCGCCCTACCTTGATTTAGTTCACTTAAATAAAAACTATTAGAAGGATCATCATATCTATATAATTTACTGTCACCTACTTGGAACCCATCTTTCCAAAAGGTAATCTCTCTGGTTACCTTTTTAGGTTTTCCAGTAGATGTATTTCCATTATCTTCTATTATTTGGTCTTGTGCATCCAATGATGACCCTAATCTGTAACCTTTTCCAGCAAATGATTCTACTTTTTCATCTTCGTTATCATCTACACCAAATCCAGTCCCCTCCTCATCACTAAATCCACCATTGGCCAATTGTTGACCACCTCTTTTTgctttttctaataaatctcTTAATAAAGAACTTGGATTACGTTCACTTGGGTTTGGATCAGCAATTTCTAAACCAGAAGTTTCACCACCAGCGAATGTAGTTCTTTGTTTGTgctcatcttcttctttatcaGCTTTGCCTCTGACCATATCTGAGAAACTCATGAATCTAGAATTACTATTACTGTTTGTTAAACTTCCACCTCTACTGGAAATACTATTAGTATTTCTTTGGCCTAGTCCACCAAATTGTGATGTGGAGCTTGATCTAGAACTACCAAAGGATTCATTTGCACCTCTATTGCCGCCTAACTCAGGTCTAACATTGGTGAGATTATTAGTTTCAGGGTTCATAAATGGTGAGTTTGCCTTGTTGCTCTCATTATCTAATCGATCAGCATAAAAGGCATTAACAGCAgtatcaatttctttatagtcatttaaatattgttgtGCTACTGAAATTGACGAATTGGTCAATTCcataaatttttgaatcttATCATCAGACATATTTGATTATGACTActtgtttgtttttatttaaatgatgatattattcttgttgttattactattaatatttgatcaCTATGAACCAGGTAGGTCGAACACTTTGAAGACTGTCTTATATGGTAATAGATAACGGTATAAAATGCGGAACTCggttataaatattttactattttttaacTGATCAAAAAAGTATCTGGTCATCTATCGAATGCATATGCCATAACAATATcactaaaaaaatatacaaaaattcaatattcgATGTCCATTCATCAATATTCACTTTCGGTTTTGACCCTTTGTTGCCACTCCGAAAATATGTCAAATATTAGCCGGGTAAGGGGTGctatatcattaaattaatcaaaacattttaaaaaactATTATCGTTAtaattaacaaaaaaatttaatatgatGGATTTGTCTTTATCAAcaattttatatacttctCCATGGTAATGGTTCTATtgtagtttttttttttcatatttcgGAAAACATTAGCCATAGATATAACTAACCTTACCTAAATTTTAAGCAagaattgatattattacaaattatTGAGATCACAAGTATATAGACtataattttcttataaaattattattttaatatttattttattttattttattgtattttattttttttttatatttaaatttgtatatttattgaCATCAAGAGACTCCccaatatcaataatttgaaagacacggagatttattattttaatatttattaataccATTAAGAAATCCCGACTCTAATTTAGACGGTGattaaaatgataaaaaaaaatactataaaatataaaaataagataCTAATCCATGGAAGTGTGAATACAACAATCAATGTCAAcagataatattaatattcaagaAACGTTGAAAgaacaaagaaaattattatcaaaaaatgaagaattaattaaacaaGAAAATGCTTTACAGAGAGAATATACAGTGATGTTGAGGAAATTGGTCTCTATTTCCAATGTACTAAATGATCTACAAATAGATGAGACCAaacattttgaaaatagtaataaagaAAGTGTTGATACGACATCTAATATAAAGGATAGCACATTACCGAACCTGAAAAATGTTTCTAATGATACTACTATAAACactaatgataataaaataccATCTTTAATACCCAATAAATTGTTAGAAAGTGTATCTGATTTAAATTGGTATAATGatcaaattaaatatataagaaGTTTAGAGGATAAAAACTCTGAAATGGAATTTGATATACCTGAAGCATTGGACAATGCttggaaaatatataaagaaaCCCCATTGTATTATAATGAAGGGGTCACATATGACAGTAATTAATGATATGCGGACCTCTATTTTTGGTATATATAGCTTGTACATATAGATGTCTCCCAGATAATTGTACACtagaaaatttaagaatatatatatatataaaatctATATTAACAACTAATTGCCTATAAATGTATTTGTGTATAACTAGCTGTCATGACTATCTTGTGAATCTTCATTGGCTTGAAGTTCAGAAGTGATTTGAATTGTTTCATCGATTAAGTCCTTAGCTTTTGTCTTGTCTTCCTTTTTATCATCTTTGGCAGGtgattcattttcaatagatAATCTCTCTTTCTCTTCAacattcttcttcttttctttttctttatccttctgtttttctattaatattttatcctCTTTGATAACATTTTCTAATGCTTTCTTATTTACAAAAAGgccaaataaaaatttacgAACATGAGGTCTAAATCGATATTTGGACATCAGGTCTAAGACTTTGAAAAACATCtttgaattttcaaataatttaggTCCATACCTATTGTTTATTTCTGTGATATCCTTAATAGCATTGTTAGCTATAATATGATTACCTAATTCGCATACTATGGTAGCTACTTTTTCAATGATTTTATCTTCACTAGTTTTTTCATCACTACTATTAAGAGCAATGATACCTTTAGAATCctttttatttagtttttCATCTGTTACATTACTCAAAATTGATCTGCTTTCACTTCTGCTTGTAGTGCTGGAATATGGTTGAATAGATCTTCTTCTAGAATATATATTGGTAGGTTTACTTTCTAAGtctattttttgaaaatttaaaattgatgattCGTGGGGTAAAAGATAATCTACATTTGGACCACTCCAAGGATTTTCTAGCATGttcttttcaaataaaagatgGTCTAAGTCGACTTTGATAGGTTGTGCATCATCAATAACATTACCATATCTCTTATCGAATTCTATGACATTATTACTATAAGGGTTATAATTTGACCATTGAGACTCAttgaaagataaaaatttgtCAAATCTTTTTGGTAATGCAATGCTTAGAGGCTTGGAGTACACGTCTAAAGTACAATCCCAGTTCATTTCATCTAATATTTCGCAAccttcttttattttaccaATTAATCCTAAGGCATGGAAAGCTGTAAATCTAACACTTATTACAGTAGCAGTATAAGCTACTTGTATTATGTCTTCCACGATAGAATAATTGTCCAATAAACCAATACCCAATTCTGTAGATCCGATGAAACCACAACACCATAATGCAGCCTTGACTTGAACAATCCATCGTGGATTCTCATTTGATGAGCCTTCTTGAACATATTTCTTAACAACATTCATAAATCTTATTAGATCACCACAAGATGTAATCAAACTAATTCCTTCTTCTGTCTGTGCTAAACTTTCATACAGATGAAGTGGTAATCTATTTgatctttcaaatttattactaCGGTCATTACGAGAGCCATTTAAAAAgtcttcaataatatttacatattcttcattttttcttttaatccATGATATTCTTTCGCTTTCGATAAAGTCAACTTCATCTAATAACTGAAACCCATATGATGTGCTTAAAAGCTCAAATAATATAGGAGATCTGATAAATACCATTTGACTTAATGAGGTTCGTAGCCAGGATATTAAGTTTTCAGGTTCAGTTTCAGATATAGCATTTTCATATAAAGCTTGGTCAGCTAAAGCAACGACTCGTGGATTTAAATCATACAATTGTCTTGTAAGCATCTCCATGatataattgattaaaCTTGTTTGATTATGGTCCTTTACTATTCTCTTCCCATTTGaaacattttcattattttctttggaTAACTTTCGTAATTCATTCCCAATGTGTTCAGTTGCCTTTAATCTGATATTCTCATGGGGATTCACTAATGCTTTACCAATAATTGTTCTACAGTGTGAGGAATGACCTAAATCTAATTCTGGTATAGTTAACATTAGAAATTTACCAGACATATTagtttttaattcaaacattttataaataattgtgAAAAATCTCCATTTGGCCAAAACTTGACAGCCAGAATTTGATTGAGTTAGAACACCTAcgaatttgaaataacCACCTATAATTTTAGTTTTCAAAGATGCactattaaataaatttcctTTTGTATGCCCCTCCATtgctttaaataataatgatgcCAATTGtggaataattttattatcatccattaaaattttcctaccttcaatatttgaagttagcatatgaaaaaatttacaacCAACTTGAATATACTTTTGAGCAAGTTTTGCTCTTTTGCTGACACTGGAAAATCGTAATCTTAAAGGTCTATAGAAGACTAGTAATCTTCTTATAAATTTCGTGGATTTAACAACTTCTTCTAAGAGATGAGCGTTCGTTAAGGGGCCTTCCAGAAGTTCTTGGATTACATTCCAGTTCCATAACGAATAATCTTTTGTTTGTAAAACTTTTGAATCAAATAGCATTCTACGGAATTTCATTTCATCGATAGAATGAATTAAGTTGTTTGATTTTGTTTGTAATGAATATTGCTTTAAGTTATTTTTGTAGCTTATATCTTCTAATCCCAAAGTATTTCTACctttgtttattaaatatgaCGTTTTGGAAAATTGATAAGTCCCTTCAAATAAGGTGACTGATTTATCTATTTCATATATTTGGAAGgaatctaattttaaatcaatcaaATTCATTGCTAATTGAGAATATTCATTCAAAAGATATCTGGCTTTTGCAATTAATActgaatttttatcatgatatttttcatctttattattaatacttGTTAATAAcctttcttcaaaattacaattatgtagtattaaaataatcaaagCCACGTTTTGAATAATTGGTAATGGCTGTTTATGAATCGCAGATGGAACAggtttaaatattttttcttgacTTCTCCCTCTTTTAGAATAATGTAATGGTTTAATTCGTAATAcatctaaaaatatatcaattaaGAAATGTGCACAATTAGGTACATcgaaaaatgataatacttCACGCAACGCTTTGCAATCATCCATAGAATAAAGCATGCACCCCACATAACTTTTTAGTGCTTTCGAAATTAAGATCGAGGCATTATGCAAATTATCGATTGTTGatgtagaattattatttgaatcggaaaataaagttgataaaatagaaatgtTAAATTCTTTGAGAAAATATCTTCTAGTCCTATCAGTTGACAGAAGTTCTAAAATAGTGTCTAATATGATGCATGCTAAGGAAATTGAATTGTTTTCTTGTAAAAggttttcaaaaattctCATACCATGacattttctaataaattctgGATTAATGAAGcataattctaataaagttTCAATAGCAATATTTCGAAGTGTATCATCATTTCTTTCTATACAAGCAATAATAGATTGAactattgaattattgattCCAATATTGTGGCTAATAAATACTCGTAATAACTTAATAGCTTGTTCTCTTTCTACTTGATACGAATTCTCctttgataatgaaataatgataaaaatatcgaATCTTAacttaattaataattgaatcaaTTCATTTGATGTAATTAAGTATCTGCAAATTCTATATATTGCAGCTGTAATGAATTtatcatctttttttaataataatgattgcATGGTATCTAAAAATGAATTCACTATTagttcatttttaatttctggATTTTCCTTTAAAGCTTTAACGAAGTTATTAGCTTTTTCTAAGAATAacttatttgaaattgagGGATCTTGTAATGTATGCATATAAGTACTAATAAGCCAAGTAGCAGtatctttatttgaaaCATCAGGTATAATATTGTTCACTGTGTCATTTGAATGATTAGAGTtgaattcaattgaattcaATGTGTTATTTCTATACCTAGATGATATATAAGTATTTGTTacattgttattattatttgttacattgttaatattatttgtgaTATTAGTAATTGTGTCATCCATACTGTCTAATTGATTGAAGTTTAAAGAATCTGCATCTGAAGGAGATTTATAAAATGGAGAATTTGTTATTAATGGTAATGTAGTAGCTGTTGATAAAAGAGGTGTATTTAAATCTGATAATGATTTGTAGTTTAAATCTTGGTTTGCATTTGTATAGGTATTATCTAATtgatcattattattattgttggtTGAAAGTTCatctaaatttatatttaaaagtgAAGGATTATTTTTAGTCACTATATCGTATTGAGATTTCAAAtcagtaatatttttttcaattttcttgattgaattatcaaattctcTAATTTGTGTATTTGCTTTTATCCTAAGATTATGATTTTCTAGATGATGAGTTGAATAAGTCCctgaatatatatttgaagatgtggactcttttattttttcaaattcgtCTTTTTTCCTTTTAAGATCTATTAGTTCTTGGTTTTGTTGATCCAATTGAAGTTTAATGTTCCAAAGTGTTCTTGTAGGATTTGCAGTAGAAGCtgttatattaaattttgattttctaTTAACAGGGAGTTGATGTGGGCTTAATGGAGATATAAgatctaaattattattaatattatttgcaCTTTCAGGGCCTCCACCACCTCTTTTTGAAGTTGATATAAACGATGTTGAAAGTACTAAATTTTTCCGATTTCTTTTTGTAGAATTATTCGTTATTGAATGAGTAagattatttgtattaccatttgaaattgatgaattaatgGATGATGTAGTACTTGTTATAGTATTCCATGTATTTGCCCTTGTCctggaattattattgtccTGATTTGTAGAATAGTTCAATGTATTATTACTGTTCAATGTTGCCGTAGATCTAATTGGATTTAATGCGTTCGAgctattattttcattataaatattattattagttctTATGGGATTTGAAATAGGACTATTCTGACTAGTTACAGTTAACTTACTATTATTAGACATTTTCAAGTTAacgaaaaaataattttgtgctaaatattactttatatttatatgcGATTATGTTTTTGGTTGTATGATATGGTATTGTATTAGGGTTGTACACTATGAGATgctaataatttcaaaaaaatgtaaTGAATTATATGTTGTTATATGTGGTATTGTCGTATAAACATGAATGAGAGAAGTATTATGAATTGataagagaaaaaaaaaaaataaataaataaataaataaaatggaTTAGGATGTTGTAGTAATAGCTTTGAAACTTGTTAGAACAATAAATCAAGCTTTCTAAATTATAGGATGTGTAAATCTTTAAAGAGGTTTACTTATTTACATGTATTATACAAtcttaaatttcaaatcacatcaaatgaagaaaagtAGAAATTAGGAATAATTCctaaattggaaaaattatctatCACGTGACtgtttcaaatatttccaaaatttacataattaattattcacaacaaaaaaaaaaaaaaaaaataaaatacatttGTTATTTCTTTGGATCATTTTGATCTTCATCTTTGTTAGACTCTTGCTTATCTGATTCATCAGCTAACTGTTTAATCTGATCAATTATTGAAGTAGTAGACTCATCTATGACTAGCAATTTCTCATTGGGAatagtatttttaattgatgatttaattaaaacaCTAAAATCTTCCAAACTTGAGATATTTAAAACCATTGCTGCACCAGTTGTTAGCATTGTAGAAATCCCTAACGTTACTGCAGATGCACAAATCAAGGCGGTTCTTGCTTCGTTAGTTGGTATTACATTTTGTAAAATGTCATTTCTCTGAAATTGTTTGGGTATATCTGTTGGAAGAATAAGGTTAGTAAGATATTGCAAATGCAAGATAAGGAAGTAGTTTTGATACATACATTTGCGTGAGAGCATTTGTTTATAAGTATATCTTGTGGCTAGCACAGTAAATGCTGTGGCACATACGAATCGTAGAACTTGTTTGGTTCTCCTTCTAGAATTGTCACTAAGCATAGAATCTgtcatatttatttctgCGTATGATATTTGATTGTTCTTtgggggggggggggtactatgttttattaattacCCTTTTTCCTTTATTCCAATTGTTATAACAATGCTACTTACTGATGatatgatttaaaaaatcagaATAGATACTGCGCGAAAAACTCGAACCCAGGGTGACGGggataataaatatgtcagaaaaaaaaaggaattaaagaaaaaaaattttttatttttatttttggataataccaaatttcttcaaattaaGGGAAATTATTAGTAGATTGTGAAGGGACGTTCGAAATTTCTAGAACAAACGTTTGCATTATTGGTTTCAGGGTGGAGATGTTATAAAAAGATGAGTAAACcttgataaatttttaaacgtaaattaatgaattattgatattcaTCTCAGAGGAAGGTTGTCTAAATCTAGCTGCATGAAGAAAAGCAGGCAATGTCAATTACAAAGTCCAATATTCAATATCCTTTATGCAAAAAAGAATGTAGTGAAACAATTGCGACATCAACTCTACcagaaatatataatgaaGATGGATACAATATCAACAGTGCAATTACAATAGCACCATTCAATGACAACCACAAGAAATTCTATCTGCATAGTGCAACCACAATGACGTCGTCATGCAATAATACCACCGATCGAGCTGTGACGGCCaatgaagaagaacaaaTATGTTTGCCGAATATCGAAGACGAAATCACTACTATTGGTGTCAACACGTTAGATGAAAGTGTAAATAGTTTTGTGAAAAGTGAGACATCGACTTTTTCACCAGGAAATTCATACCTCTGTTTTAATTTCACATCTAAATTTCCCAACCATGTTTCTAATGGGACAGGGTTATCTCATGTTTATTCGGTTAATGGTAGACATGATGTCCAGCAAGATAATAGAAGTGTGGTGGATTTGTCGTATCAGTTGATCAGCCAATATTTGGGTGAAGCTAAGGAAACGTCCCTTGTGCCGAGGTTGACGACGATTGAGATGTATCGAGAGAATGTGAAGAAATCCAAAGATATCCGGGTATTATTTGGGTTTGCTCAGTATATTTTGCAAATGGCATTGACAATTGagaattcttcttctataATTGATCCTAACAATCAAAAGTCTCGAGAAGAATTGAAAGagcaatttttaaaagaggccaagaattatttgaaaaaactgAGTGTGAAAGGGTATGTGGATGCGCAATATTTGCTCGGAGATGCGTATGCGTCGGGTGCTATTAACAATGGTAAAgtgaataataaagaatcaTTCCAATTG
This DNA window, taken from Henningerozyma blattae CBS 6284 chromosome 3, complete genome, encodes the following:
- the AIM11 gene encoding Aim11p (similar to Saccharomyces cerevisiae YBL059W and YER093C-A; ancestral locus Anc_7.381); amino-acid sequence: MTDSMLSDNSRRRTKQVLRFVCATAFTVLATRYTYKQMLSRKCMYQNYFLILHLQYLTNLILPTDIPKQFQRNDILQNVIPTNEARTALICASAVTLGISTMLTTGAAMVLNISSLEDFSVLIKSSIKNTIPNEKLLVIDESTTSIIDQIKQLADESDKQESNKDEDQNDPKK
- the TBLA0C05190 gene encoding tetratricopeptide repeat protein (similar to Saccharomyces cerevisiae SKT5 (YBL061C) and SHC1 (YER096W); ancestral locus Anc_7.386), with protein sequence MSITKSNIQYPLCKKECSETIATSTLPEIYNEDGYNINSAITIAPFNDNHKKFYLHSATTMTSSCNNTTDRAVTANEEEQICLPNIEDEITTIGVNTLDESVNSFVKSETSTFSPGNSYLCFNFTSKFPNHVSNGTGLSHVYSVNGRHDVQQDNRSVVDLSYQLISQYLGEAKETSLVPRLTTIEMYRENVKKSKDIRVLFGFAQYILQMALTIENSSSIIDPNNQKSREELKEQFLKEAKNYLKKLSVKGYVDAQYLLGDAYASGAINNGKVNNKESFQLFQSAAKHGHIESAYRTAYCYENGLGTTKDSRKSLDFLKFAASRNHPSAMYKLGLYMFYGRMGFDPADINSKLNGIKWLSRASARANELTCAAPYELAKIYQRGFIDVVLPDEKYATELYIQSATLGHVKSCTVLGEIYETGNVAVKRDSNLSIHYYTQGALQGDPKAMLGLCAWYLVGAGDNFEKDENEAFEWALKAANCGYAKAQYTAGYFYEKGKGCDRDEVMARKWYERAAKNKDERAMEKLKSSC